CGCCGACGCGAATTGGTCACCGTGGGAATGACCGGCCAGCAGGGGGGCGAGATGCAGCCCCTGTGCGACCACCTCATCCAGGTTCCCGGCCGCGAGACCGCGCTGGTCCAGGAAATCCACATCGCGGCGGGGCACATGCTCTGCCACATCGTGGATCACTTCCTGTTCGAATCGGTGCTTGAGCTGGACCCCTATCTTTCGGGCGGCGCGTAGGGCCTTCATGTCTCGCCCGCGCGTGCTCATCGTGGAGGACAACGCGGTGAACCGCGAATTCCTGCTGGCGGTGCTCAGCCGCCACGGCGAGTGCGCGACCGCCCCCTCCGGCGAGGACGCCCTGGAGCTGTTTCAAAGGACGCTGCTGGAGGGGACGCCCTTCGACCTCGTTTTCATGGACGTGCTGTTGCCGGGCATGGACGGTCTGCAGGCCCTGGAGCGCATCCGTGACCTGGAGCGGAGTGCTGGACGCGTCGAGGGAAACGGGGCCAAGGTCGTCGTGGCCACGGCCCTGGATGACGACCAGTATGCGGCCCGGGCCTTTTCCCAGGACCAGGCCGTGTCCTTCATCGCCAAGCCGCTGTCGGTGGACAGGATTCTGAGCGGGTTGAGAAGATTCGGCTTTCTCGACTGAGGCTCAGGGCTCCGCGCGTTTGATGCGCACCGACAGGCCCTTGTTCCCAATCCTCTCGGCCAGCCGCGCGGCCATTTCCCTGCTGCGCATGTTGGCCAGCACCAGCTGCGCCCGGTTGGTCTCGTCCCAGACCCAGACAAGCTCCGGCAGCATGATGCCGTGCCCGGCCACTGCCTCGCGCAGGCGGCCGCGGGCCTCGTCGCGTTCCTCGAGTGAGAGTCCCTCGAAAGAATCCCCATAGGCCAAGACCCACCAGCCCTCGGGCTGGGGCGGGACGGTTTCGCGCTTCCAGGCGCGCACCCGCTCCAACAGTATCGCCAGGGTCTGTTCCAGGTCGCCCAGTCGCGTGGTCATGGAGACGACCTCATGCGCGGCCGCCGGATCTGGCCGACGGCAGCAGGGTGGAGAGGAAGAAGGCCAGGGCCGCCACGGCGATGATGGCCGCGCCGGAGGTGATGTCCAGGGAATAGGCCAGGGCCAGCCCCGCAACGCAGAACGCGGCGCTCAAGACCCCGGACAGGACCATCATGGCGCCCAGGGAGCGGGCCCGGCGCTCGGCGATGAACGGCGGGATCGTCAGCAGGGCGATGACCAGGATGAGACCCACCACCCGGATGATCATGACCACGCAAAGCGCGGTGAGAGCCAGCAGAAGCACGTGCAGGGCGGCCACGGGTAGGCCACGGGCCCGGGCGAACTCCTCGTCGAAGGACAGGGCCAGGAAGCCCCGGTAGCAGAAAAGCACCGTGGTCATGACCACGGCGGCCAGGGCGGCCATGATCCAGATATCCTCGCGGGGCACGGCCAGGATGCTGCCGAAAAGGTA
This is a stretch of genomic DNA from Desulfovibrio aminophilus DSM 12254. It encodes these proteins:
- a CDS encoding response regulator, whose protein sequence is MSRPRVLIVEDNAVNREFLLAVLSRHGECATAPSGEDALELFQRTLLEGTPFDLVFMDVLLPGMDGLQALERIRDLERSAGRVEGNGAKVVVATALDDDQYAARAFSQDQAVSFIAKPLSVDRILSGLRRFGFLD
- a CDS encoding metal ABC transporter permease gives rise to the protein MVEALQFEFMRNALLAGLLASCICGVIGTLVVVNRIVFLSGGIAHAAYGGVGLALFLGLPVLPLTAAFALLCALIMAAVTLKARERADTVIGVLWASGMALGIILVDLTPGYKADLMSYLFGSILAVPREDIWIMAALAAVVMTTVLFCYRGFLALSFDEEFARARGLPVAALHVLLLALTALCVVMIIRVVGLILVIALLTIPPFIAERRARSLGAMMVLSGVLSAAFCVAGLALAYSLDITSGAAIIAVAALAFFLSTLLPSARSGGRA